One region of Eupeodes corollae chromosome 1, idEupCoro1.1, whole genome shotgun sequence genomic DNA includes:
- the LOC129953829 gene encoding protein pecanex: MGSQTLEILRQGVWASLTGGYFYDPHQDSFCNIVHLYLWLFLLCTPFVAYLYFPKTLITWGTYCFSTTLVITSVKLINMALHRLYDKAQAMSESNLKNPFFKGSKDIEREEECGIEMQVLGNDLPSRTSVDQAIAASDENSILSMENINSTIDLKVDVHRKNSSESVESISFYASSILPATSNTHNIATTYYKDPSISTSHSITIQPHPCSSRGSGAVAKSKSELNTKYLAVYPEHDDQPKAQDSCSSLSHHRNKNDDQKPQEDGCTVVAGGAGGSRRRRTRLRLERQNSLDAAAESSILSRIERIPRDSMKPISNSCSHHHNTNTTLSKSTRLQRHRSSETHDERQKHNSRHLFLPIHHEQPQSSWILGSSSDMYLEDNCYTKSDLGIEKIEGNVNRNKVGYLMLQHPHHHQQTPMRKDSNSTMSALQLPVTAAVSINPKQSSMKKRRHSNATSLYKVQHAPSTSGASTVRRIKSAALEISCPHPSVSNLTPHPNSVEAISGQQIKNPLSALLPPPSKCLVRNPHLNLCPKFGSFTNSNMAIMEPVYPIVEQADEKTSLDLDSLEKVTVDEEDGSNRGDDDDEGDGEEAEGDDEDGGKDVEANGEAEAISNQQQNATQRQRCSTTESESEVERPRAHSTDSETDNNGSRSPLLTKSMTNNQKQPKPLVSIRQHIIDINRQHNGEGGDSGCPSSDCEQVSASSKDMLLAIDVNYPAPMEQIPIQVDQIEVHHDDADDEKATTSAKAAGTMDATSKNLGAIPKVVKYREINETGGGDDTTVDGEDNLDQQVHKRKIASRTSSSTSSRSLSEESFSNDIYKTLYKDHWVMYSSNGGQASNTASSAISHPHHHQHHQHQHHHHYPYSNNEAQAGLGIAGGGYAFDGEYMLPLSDRVMYMREKLRRSSKQISDPGGNSSILEEEFPPVTLLPPNRTAAAALSIQGLISDFEDSSAAAGDQNRTRCGTAAMLNVEPHYCDYWRPACSLATAAAVEKAAQPKRFYKYQLKLLGGHHEVKIEMDRLQLLALFDRDLHWCQVLLAIVLSTGVSFFGAIILQLEYYRDLCAFLFCAVIAGSQYSLVKSVQPDAASPIHGFNKTVAYSRAIYFTVCSALLLLLHHTLQCDAETETAAIIHQKFKFFGIVFVPEVVLGMLLDIMCIVLLSFPVIFSLGLLPQINTFSMYFLEQMDMHIFGGNADSSLLGAFLCVIRSMLGVMLLYGPLYAALIEGKGTQFILFSIFCGMLIPLGYHLSRSASDFSHLWALIKTSIASTYRDDDDESSGNSKVEKPTTTVTSGEQIEMSSMEKKPTEDVSCEKNSSADVERPSASVEVEEDKTSTGTTTQPDVSTLTGSDSESPDPLPKKLQYTVNTRLKNDLVVTTLLATIMFGLHCSTVFTVLQPDLNVVLYCFAGVFGLLLHYVIPQMRKHMPWLCFARPILRQNEFAQFEVSDAAKVMWFEKLYIYLCMVERNVLFPLIAISALTADSKAIAEKFGVEWGTLIIAVCSMKFVRNSYSDATNQYLIIIFTVLFFKVDFVFASETFLIDYFFVSLAFRKCCDFLLKLQFIVTYIAPWQITWGSAFHAFAQPFSVPHSAMLFLQAGVSAVLSTPLNPFLGSAIFLTSYVRPIKFWERDYNTRRIDHSNTRLSSQLERDLGADDNNLNSIFYEHLTRSLQHSLCGDLLMGRWGNVNQGDCFVLASDYLNCLVHIIELGNGLCTFQMRGLEFRGTYCQQREVEAITEGVEDNDGCCCCDPGHLPRMLSANAMFSTRWLAWQVVAAQYVLEGYSISDNLASATLQVFEYRKVLITYYIKSIIYYVVKNPKAERWLLASGPIQDSLADTLNRQFVDLDPIFNYNLDEDFDLRALGITRSSFCSVYLSWIQFCCDKKKDLLVQPKQQPTDASVTKETIKTEPKLRRATPTDHPKPLPSKSPTIARDSPIVSLCLALGLLARRSLATASHSSLTGVEFFLHGLHALFKGDFRITSPRDEWVFADMDLLHAVVAPAVKMALKLQQDHISNPDEYLDPAALHEAITSYSKDLVISHEADPVWRSAVLRGAPNLLALRHVMEDGSDEYRIIRLTKRFLSFRVIKLNRECVRGLWAGQQQELIYLRNRNPERGSIQNAKQALRNIINSSCDQPIGYPIYVSPLTTSYADTNDQLCSVIGGPITLESIKTNAIAWWHRVRERCREGCSSGSATVESTGDTIPDIPSVYFSPATANNPSSITYGSQSLATPATRSGLVGMHKPTSSTLLAGLLNRERESQDNPPALREQRIRKGPPYIPRGDRERRATLPITSGISTNGADSSRELNESMGGSSTTSELRRTDFSESSQYTKMSTSSGNLGIGNIITTPGDYPRKSKGPISLTRTEIKSEDSITSPIELNKKVIIVDGMEIYDCLDMGRRIDVVWPSEKMRANGGRLSWNDWSPQEGMVGYVVHYWSPNHADQRFRSHVNRTLYLIEIGEHYVPVGERGIREYNQIIDNRESISRSSTITNAIELGSPPEEVGTPVTTANSAEQVVETIDQETTMSESMTELTTSEV, translated from the exons CGGAATTGAAATGCAAGTGTTGGGAAATGATCTCCCCTCAAGGACGTCAGTTGATCAAGCAATTGCTGCCAGTgatgaaaacagtattttatcAATGGAAAATATCAATAGCACCATTG atttaaaagtTGATGTTCATAGGAAAAACAGTTCAGAATCAGTTGAAAGTATATCGTTTTATGCGTCCTCCATATTGCCAGCAACCTCGAACACCCACAACATAGCCACAACCTACTACAAGGATCCTTCAATATCTACGTCACATTCGATCACGATTCAGCCACATCCGTGCTCGTCACGCGGTAGTGGGGCAGTGGCCAAAAGCAAATCCGAGCTGAACACTAAATACCTCGCAGTGTATCCAGAGCACGACGATCAACCGAAAGCACAAGATTCATGTTCCTCATTAAGTCATCATCGCAACAAAAACGACGACCAGAAGCCACAGGAAGACGGTTGCACCGTCGTAGCTGGTGGTGCCGGTGGTAGTCGAAGAAGACGGACAAGGCTCCGTTTGGAGCGACAAAACAGCTTAGATGCTGCCGCTGAATCAAGTATTTTATCCCGCATCGAGAGAATTCCCCGCGATTCCATGAAACCAATTAGCAATTCCTGTAGTCATCATCACAATACAAACACAACACTCAGCAAATCAACGAGACTTCAAAGGCATCGCAGCTCTGAGACGCACGACGAACGGCAGAAGCACAACAGCCGACATTTGTTCCTTCCCATTCATCATGAGCAACCGCAATCGTCGTGGATCCTGGGCTCGTCATCGGACATGTACCTGGAGGACAATTGCTACACAAAGTCCGATCTGGGCATTGAGAAAATCGAAGGTAACGTCAATCGCAACAAGGTGGGCTATCTTATGCTTCAGCATCCTCACCACCATCAACAGACTCCAATGAGAAAGGACTCGAACAGCACAATGTCAGCCCTGCAGCTGCCGGTGACGGCTGCTGTGTCCATCAACCCAAAACAAAGTAGTATGAAAAAACGAAGACATTCCAACGCAACCTCGCTGTATAAGGTGCAGCATGCTCCTTCCACATCGGGTGCGTCTACGGTGCGGCGGATCAAGAGCGCTGCGCTTGAGATTTCTTGCCCCCATCCATCGGTGTCGAATTTAACACCGCATCCGAACAGCGTGGAGGCGATATCGGGACAGCAGATCAAGAATCCGCTATCAGCTTTATTGCCTCCACCGAGTAAGTGCCTTGTAAGGAACCCACACCTCAATCTCTGCCCCAAGTTCGGAAGCTTCACAAACTCCAATATGGCCATTATGGAGCCAGTCTATCCGATTGTGGAGCAGGCCGACGAAAAGACATCTCTGGACTTGGACAGTTTAGAAAAAGTGACTGTGGATGAAGAGGATGGCAGTAATCGGGgtgatgacgacgatgaaggAGACGGCGAAGAAGCAGAAGGCGATGACGAAGACGGTGGGAAAGATGTCGAAGCAAACGGGGAAGCTGAAGCGATATCCAATCAACAACAAAACGCAACGCAACGGCAACGTTGCTCAACAACCGAATCCGAATCTGAGGTAGAACGCCCGCGGGCGCACTCAACAGACTCTGAGACTGACAATAACGGCTCCCGTTCACCTCTCCTAACCAAATCTATGACCAATAACCAGAAACAACCAAAACCTCTTGTCAGTATTCGACAGCACATCATCGACATAAACCGCCAACATAACGGCGAAGGCGGTGACTCTGGCTGTCCATCCAGTGATTGTGAGCAAGTGAGCGCCAGTTCCAAGGACATGCTGCTCGCGATCGATGTAAATTATCCTGCTCCAATGGAGCAAATTCCAATTCAGGTTGATCAAATTGAAGTGCACCACGACGACGCTGACGACGAGAAGGCTACAACTTCGGCTAAAGCAGCTGGAACGATGGATGCAACTTCAAAGAATCTCGGTGCTATTCCAAAGGTCGTCAAATACAGGGAAATTAATGAGACCGGCGGCGGCGATGATACGACTGTCGACGGAGAGGATAACCTCGATCAGCAAGTGCACAAGCGCAAAATTGCCAGTCGGACATCTTCATCCACGTCCTCAAGGAGTTTGAGTGAAGAGAGTTTTTCCAATGACATCTACAAGACTTTGTACAAAGACCACTGGGTAATGTACAGCAGTAATGGTGGACAAGCGAGCAATACGGCTTCCTCTGCGATATCGCACCCGCACCACCATCAacaccatcaacatcaacatcatcaccATTATCCTTATTCCAATAACGAAGCGCAAGCGGGACTCGGCATAGCCGGTGGCGGTTACGCTTTCGACGGAGAGTACATGTTGCCCCTGTCCGATCGTGTGATGTACATGCGCGAGAAACTGAGGCGTTCTTCCAAGCAAATCTCAGATCCTGGCGGCAACTCGTCAATTCTCGAAGAGGAATTCCCCCCAGTCACTCTGCTTCCACCAAACCGGACTGCAGCGGCTGCACTCTCCATCCAGGGCTTGATAAGCGACTTTGAAGACTCGTCAGCCGCCGCCGGTGACCAGAACCGTACTAGGTGTGGCACTGCGGCCATGTTGAATGTAGAACCGCATTATTGTGATTACTGGCGACCAGCGTGTAGTCTTGCGACTGCAGCAGCGGTAGAGAAGGCAGCCCAACCCAAACGCTTCTACAAATACCAACTGAAGCTGCTAGGGGGCCATCACGAAGTTAAGATCGAGATGGACCGTCTGCAACTGCTCGCCCTGTTTGACCGTGACCTGCACTGGTGTCAAGTGCTACTGGCGATTGTACTCTCCACTGGCGTATCATTCTTCGGCGCCATCATTCTGCAGCTCGAGTACTATAGAGATTTATGCGCATTTTTGTTTTGCGCCGTGATAGCGGGGAGTCAGTACTCGCTGGTGAAGAGCGTTCAGCCCGATGCCGCCTCGCCTATCCATGGATTCAACAAGACTGTTGCTTATTCGCGGGCAATTTATTTTACTGTGTGTTCGGCTTTGCTACTCCTGCTTCATCATACGCTGCAATGCGATGCAGAAACCGAAACCGCCGCTATCAttcatcaaaaatttaagttcttCGGGATCGTTTTCGTGCCGGAAGTTGTGTTGGGCATGTTGCTGGACATAATGTGCATAGTTTTGCTAAGTTTCCCCGTCATTTTCAGCCTGGGCCTCCTTCCTCAGATCAACACCTTCTCCATGTACTTCCTCGAACAGATGGACATGCATATATTTGGGGGAAATGCCGATAGTAGTCTGTTAGGGGCGTTTCTTTGCGTGATTCGATCAATGCTGGGCGTGATGTTGCTCTACGGACCATTGTATGCTGCTTTGATAGAAGGCAAGGGCACCCAATTCATTCTGTTCTCGATATTTTGTGGAATGCTCATTCCGCTTGGCTATCATCTATCCCGATCAGCCAGTGATTTCAGTCACTTGTGGGCTCTTATTAAAACCAGTATCGCCAGCACATACcgcgacgatgatgatgaatcGAGTGGAAATAGTAAAGTGGAGAAACCAACAACGACGGTTACTAGTGGCGAACAAATCGAAATGTCCTCAATGGAAAAGAAACCTACCGAGGATGTTTCATGTGAGAAAAATAGCTCGGCTGATGTAGAGAGACCCTCAGCTTCAGTGGAAGTGGAAGAAGACAAAACATCCACTGGCACTACAACCCAACCAGATGTCTCAACTCTAACCGGCTCCGATTCGGAATCGCCCGATCCTCTGCCAAAGAAACTTCAGTACACAGTCAATACCCGCCTCAAGAATGATCTCGTCGTGACAACACTTCTGGCGACGATAATGTTTGGCCTGCATTGCAGTACCGTTTTTACGGTCCTACAACCAGATCTAAATGTCGTTCTTTATTGTTTCGCGGGTGTTTTTGGTTTATTGCTGCACTATGTGATTCCGCAGATGCGCAAACACATGCCATGGTTGTGTTTTGCCCGTCCAATTCTGCGACAGAACGAGTTCGCCCAATTCGAAGTGTCCGATGCTGCCAAGGTGATGTGGTTTGAGAAATTATACATCTATTTGTGCATGGTGGAGCGTAATGTGTTGTTTCCGCTGATAGCGATATCAGCACTTACCGCTGACTCAAAAGCAATTGCTGAAAAATTCGGTGTGGAATGGGGAACGCTTATAATTGCCGTATGTTCCATGAAAT TTGTTCGGAACTCTTATTCGGATGCAACCAATCAGTACCTGATCATAATATTCACGGTGCTTTTCTTTAAAGTTGATTTTGTATTTGCCAGCGAAACATTTCTGATTGATTATTTTTTCGTTTCCTTGGCCTTTCGAAAATGCtgtgattttttgttaaag cttcAATTTATTGTAACGTATATAGCCCCATGGCAAATAACATGGGGTTCTGCATTTCATGCTTTCGCACAACCCTTTAGTGTTCCTCATTCAGCAATGTTATTTTTGCAAGCAGGAGTCAGTGCAGTTCTATCCACACCACTGAATCCCTTTCTAGGGAGTGCGATTTTTCTCACCTCCTATGTACGTCCTATAAAATTTTGGGAACGTGACTATAACACTCGGCGCATAGATCATTCAAATACTCGACTAAGTTCACAATTAGAACGCGATCTTGGAGCTGACGACAATAATTTGAATAGCATATTTTATGAGCATTTAACTAGGTCCCTGCAACATTCTCTGTGTGGGGATTTATTGATGGGCAGATGGGGAAACGTAAATCAGGGAGATTGTTTTG TTCTAGCCTCAGATTACCTGAATTGTTTGGTTCACATTATCGAATTGGGCAACGGACTGTGTACATTTCAAATGCGAGGTCTGGAGTTTCGTGGAACCTACTGCCAGCAACGTGAAGTAGAAGCCATCACTGAGGGCGTCGAAGACAATGATGGATGTTGTTGCTGTGATCCTGGCCATTTGCCTCGAATGCTGAGTGCGAATGCCATGTTTTCTACTCGTTGGCTAGCATGGCAGGTAGTGGCGGCACAATATGTCCTTGAAGGCTATTCGATTTCGGATAACTTGGCAAGTGCAACTCTGCAGGTTTTTGAATACCGAAAAGTTCTCATTACTTATTACATTAAg agtaTAATTTACTACGTAGTTAAGAATCCAAAGGCTGAACGATGGCTCTTAGCCTCAGGACCCATTCAAGACTCTCTCGCGGATACCCTCAATAGGCAATTTGTTGATTTGGAtccaattttcaattataaCTTAGACGAGGACTTTGATCTTCGAGCATTGGGTATAACCCGCTCGAGTTTTTGTTCAGTCTATCTGAGTTGGATTCAATTCTGCtgcgataaaaaaaaagatttattggtCCAACCAAAACAGCAACCTACTGACGCGTCAGTTACTAAAGAAACTATCAAAACAGAACCAAAACTGCGAAGAGCAACACCTACTGATCATCCAAAACCACTGCCAAGCAAATCTCCTACGATAGCAAGGGACTCTCCGATCGTCTCGCTATGTCTGGCTTTGGGATTACTCGCACGCCGCTCGCTAGCGACGGCCAGTCATAGTTCTCTAACCGGAGTTGAGTTCTTCTTACATGGCCTGCATGCATTGTTTAAAGGTGACTTTCGAATAACATCGCCGCGAGACGAGTGGGTGTTCGCGGACATGGATCTCCTGCATGCTGTTGTAGCTCCAGCTGTGAAAATGGCACTCAAATTGCAGCAGGATCATATATCAAATCCTGATGAATACTTGGATCCTGCTGCTTTACATGAGGCGATCACATCGTATTCGAAAGATTTGGTAATTTCCCATGAAGCCGATCCGGTTTGGCGTAGTGCAGTGCTGAGAGGAGCTCCCAATCTTCTCGCTCTGCGACATGTCATGGAAGACGGCTCCGATGAGTATCGAATCATTCGGCTAACGAAGCGATTCCTTAGTTTTCGCGTGATCAAACTCAATAGAGAGTGCGTGCGCGGCCTGTGGGCGGGCCAGCAGCAGGAGTTGATTTATTTGCGGAATCGTAATCCCGAACGTGGAAGCATACAAAATGCAAAACAGGCCTTACGAAACATAATTAACTCGTCATGTGATCAGCCAATAGGCTACCCAATATATGTATCCCCGCTGACGACGTCCTATGCCGATACAAACGATCAGTTGTGCAGTGTGATTGGGGGTCCCATTACACTggaatcaataaaaacaaatgctaTTGCTTGGTGGCATCGTGTGCGGGAAAGATGTCGCGAAGGTTGCAGTAGCGGAAGTGCGACAGTTGAATCAACTGGTGACACAATTCCAGACATTCCTTCGGTGTACTTTTCGCCTGCGACAGCTAACAATCCCAGCAGCATAACATATGGAAGTCAAAGCTTAGCCACACCCGCAACAAGAAGTGGTCTGGTGGGGATGCATAAGCCAACGAGTTCAACTCTTTTGGCTGGCTTGCTGAATCGTGAGCGAGAGAGCCAGGATAACCCACCCGCACTTCGAGAGCAACGGATACGAAAAGGTCCACCCTATATACCACGAGGTGATCGTGAGAGGCGAGCCACTCTGCCAATAACTAGTGGTATAAGTACAAATGGTGCTGACTCATCAAGAGAACTAAATGAATCAATGGGCGGCAGTAGCACTACTTCCGAACTACGTCGGACAGATTTCTCGGAAAGCAGTCAATATACAAAGATGTCGACTTCGTCGGGGAATCTGGGGATAGGAAATATCATTACCACGCCAGGAGACTATCCCAGGAAGTCAAAAGGTCCAATAAGTTTGACTCGAACAGAGATTAAGTCAGAGGATAGTATAACCTCGCCCATAGAGCTAAATAAAAAGGTCATAATAGTAGATGGCATGGAG ATCTATGACTGTCTAGATATGGGTCGCCGCATTGACGTAGTTTGGCCAAGCGAAAAAATGCGGGCGAATGGTGGCAGACTTTCTTGGAATGACTGGTCACCGCAAGAAGGAATGGTCGGATATGTAGTGCACTATTGGTCGCCAAATCATGCCGACCAACGATTTCGATCGCATGTGAATCGGACGTTATATTTGATAGAGATCGGTGAACATTATGTGCCAGTTGGCGAAAGGGGTATTAGAGAATATAACCAAATAATTGACAACAGAGAAAGTATTAGTCGCTCGTCAACAATAACAAACGCAATCGAGTTAGGATCACCCCCCGAGGAGGTTGGCACACCAGTGACAACAGCCAATAGTGCCGAACAAGTCGTGGAAACCATCGACCAGGAGACCACCATGAGCGAATCAATGACTGAACTAACAACGAGCGAAGTATGA